The genomic DNA CTTCAGATCAGATATGTCTATCATCACTATTGTGGCAATCCTGGTGGTCCTGACGATCCCTGAGGGTGAGGCTAATCTGTCTTTTGGTAAAATGTAGTCTTGGAAAAATGCCTTCACTCTCTTTGTTGCCAGCATCCATGCACTCTGTGATTTGAGTGCCTATTTGTGATCTATATTTAGCAATCGGCAGTGTGCTTTACTTTGTTTCTGTCcagaaattaacatttttttctctAACCTCTCGTAACCTCAGGTATTCTGGGGGATCATGGAGTGAACCAGCGATGTCGATGCATCAGCAAGGAGAAACAGCCCATCGGACGTTACATAGGAAAGGTGGAGGTGCACCTTGCCAGCTCCCACTGCAAATATATTGAAATTATGTAAGCACTGGGGACAAAGTTCAACAGTTGTTCTCTTAATTTGTACTTACAAAACAAACCTATCTGAGGTGATGACCTGTGTCTTAATGGGTCTGGTGTAATATTACAAAGTCGTAAAGGAAATATTGTTGTGACTGATGTCTCTGTCTTTGATCATGCAGTGCCACTCTTAAAAAGGATGGGCAAAAGATTTGTCTGGACCCTGATGCTCCTTGGGTCAAAAAAGTGCTTCAGAGGAAACAGGCTCAGTAAGTTCATCTTCACTGTATTTCTCTGAATATGTGAACCAATAAGCATGAGAACTGACCTtatatgaacaaaacaaaaaatgtaattcttcGTGTTCAGGGTAAAGAGTTGAAAGCAAGGATTGCACACTCTGAGGCACAGCTTTCTAGGATTTTATCACCTTAAGATCGAGTAAAAGGCAACTCTGGCTTCAATTCAGTTAGttattcattgttttttgtCACAGATCAGGGAAATATGAGGTTGTTTGCAGAAGAGGATTTTAGTTATCACTTCTGCTAGCGTATAACTTTTCAGGAAGCTGGTTAACCATTAGTCATTACTGGCTTAGTGAGGATTGTTTAAAACATGTGACGGCAGCTA from Sander vitreus isolate 19-12246 chromosome 2, sanVit1, whole genome shotgun sequence includes the following:
- the LOC144523806 gene encoding platelet basic protein-like → MSIITIVAILVVLTIPEGILGDHGVNQRCRCISKEKQPIGRYIGKVEVHLASSHCKYIEIIATLKKDGQKICLDPDAPWVKKVLQRKQAQRPTP